A window from Gemmatimonadaceae bacterium encodes these proteins:
- a CDS encoding carbohydrate binding family 9 domain-containing protein, whose product MLISLLSFALLLQAPNPARSDSTVYDGRLRQLDVAPPRIDTTITVDGTLDEPVWRRAAHLTGFSEYRPVDGSAATDSTDVLVWYSGDAIYFGIRAYEPHGNVVRATLADRDNIDADDNIQILLDTYSDHRRAFMFAVNPLGVQEDGVRSEGQDAGAAGGGSGPNARFDGTIDLNPDFVWESRGHVTSWGYEIEVRIPFRSIRFQGVDPQTWGIQIVREVQHSGYEDTWTPVVRANASFLIQAGRLVGLTHMHRGLVMNVIPEATTKVDGDSVNGVYRYSTTPALGGSMFWDVTNGLGLSATAHPDFSQVEADVAQVTLNQRFALFFPEKRPFFLEGLDQYDTPNRLIYTRDIVQPDAGAKLTGKIGDLNIAYLGAVDERDTATGSDPVYNILRLRRDLGASSNLGLVYTDRIDGGDYNRMGGVDARFLWHKIWFSQVQFVGSATNDSLGHRNGALWDVTLGDRTGRAYGNHVEFLGVSPDFVAASGFVNRTGFVRAMIFNRYTLYGGPGALVEQVSFFLNAQPLWNYADFGKLGGTFEGGYSAQASTTLRGGWNIGLTVNDNFQRFDSTSYRGYGVVAGADTSAFVLPHGLYSLYGQSVSLTSPNRKVVVNATAGIDDAVLFAEASRGREVTGSLDVAWRPTPLFRFDASWIYDRLSRLRDGSEFAITNIPRLQVEYQLTRSIFLRYIGQYVAQRQAALEDPRTGAPLVRRDSTNAAYAALGAFSSNSFRNDVLLSYKPVPGTVFFAGYGTSLSEPTAFQFSRSMYRTTDGVFVKVSYLFRL is encoded by the coding sequence ATGCTCATTTCTCTCCTGTCGTTCGCGCTGCTCCTCCAGGCGCCGAACCCCGCTCGATCGGACAGCACCGTCTACGACGGACGGTTGCGTCAGCTCGATGTCGCGCCGCCGCGCATCGACACGACGATCACCGTCGACGGCACGCTCGACGAGCCCGTCTGGCGCCGCGCTGCGCACCTCACCGGATTCTCCGAATATCGCCCCGTCGACGGATCGGCGGCGACCGACTCCACCGACGTGCTCGTGTGGTATTCCGGCGATGCGATCTACTTCGGCATCCGCGCGTACGAGCCCCACGGCAACGTCGTCCGAGCCACCCTTGCCGACCGCGACAACATCGACGCGGACGACAATATCCAGATTCTGCTCGACACCTACTCCGATCATCGCCGCGCGTTCATGTTCGCCGTCAATCCACTCGGCGTTCAGGAAGACGGCGTGCGCAGCGAAGGACAGGATGCCGGCGCGGCGGGCGGCGGCTCGGGGCCCAACGCGCGGTTCGATGGCACGATCGATCTCAATCCCGACTTCGTCTGGGAATCGCGCGGGCACGTCACATCCTGGGGATACGAAATCGAAGTGCGGATCCCGTTCCGCAGCATCCGCTTTCAGGGTGTCGATCCGCAAACGTGGGGCATACAGATCGTGCGTGAAGTGCAGCACTCGGGCTACGAGGACACGTGGACGCCCGTCGTGCGCGCGAACGCCAGCTTCCTCATCCAGGCAGGCCGCCTCGTCGGCCTAACGCACATGCACCGCGGCCTGGTCATGAACGTCATTCCGGAAGCCACCACCAAGGTGGACGGCGACTCGGTGAACGGGGTCTACCGCTATTCCACGACGCCCGCGCTCGGCGGGTCCATGTTCTGGGATGTGACGAACGGACTCGGACTGAGCGCCACCGCGCATCCCGACTTCTCACAGGTCGAGGCCGACGTCGCGCAGGTCACGCTCAACCAACGATTCGCGTTGTTCTTTCCGGAGAAGCGTCCGTTCTTTCTCGAGGGTCTCGATCAGTACGACACGCCCAACCGCCTCATCTACACGCGCGACATCGTCCAGCCCGACGCCGGCGCCAAGCTCACCGGCAAAATCGGTGATCTGAACATTGCCTATCTGGGCGCCGTCGACGAGCGCGATACCGCCACCGGCAGCGACCCCGTGTACAACATTCTGCGCCTGCGTCGCGATCTGGGGGCGAGCTCGAATCTCGGACTCGTCTACACCGATCGCATCGATGGCGGCGACTACAATCGCATGGGCGGCGTCGATGCGCGCTTCCTGTGGCACAAGATCTGGTTCTCGCAAGTGCAGTTCGTCGGCTCGGCGACTAACGACAGTTTGGGCCATCGCAATGGCGCACTCTGGGATGTCACGCTCGGCGACCGCACCGGCCGCGCGTACGGCAACCACGTCGAGTTTCTCGGCGTGAGCCCGGACTTCGTGGCGGCGAGCGGCTTCGTGAACCGGACGGGATTCGTCCGCGCCATGATCTTCAACCGCTACACGCTCTACGGCGGTCCGGGCGCGCTGGTCGAGCAGGTCTCGTTTTTTCTCAACGCCCAACCGCTCTGGAACTACGCCGACTTCGGCAAGTTAGGCGGCACGTTCGAGGGCGGCTACTCGGCGCAGGCGTCGACGACGCTGCGTGGCGGCTGGAACATCGGTCTGACCGTCAACGACAACTTTCAGCGATTCGACAGCACGTCGTACCGGGGCTACGGCGTCGTGGCCGGCGCAGACACCAGCGCGTTCGTGCTGCCCCACGGGCTCTACTCGCTGTACGGCCAGAGCGTGAGCCTCACGTCGCCCAACCGCAAAGTCGTCGTGAATGCGACCGCCGGCATCGACGATGCCGTCCTCTTCGCCGAGGCGAGCCGGGGCCGCGAGGTCACCGGCAGTCTGGATGTCGCCTGGCGACCAACGCCGCTGTTTCGCTTCGACGCCTCGTGGATCTACGACCGTCTCTCTCGCCTGCGCGACGGCAGCGAGTTCGCGATCACGAACATCCCCCGCCTGCAGGTGGAATACCAGCTCACGCGCTCGATTTTCCTGCGTTACATCGGGCAGTACGTGGCGCAGCGACAGGCGGCGCTCGAGGATCCGCGCACCGGCGCGCCGCTCGTGCGGCGCGACTCGACGAACGCCGCGTACGCCGCGCTCGGCGCCTTCTCGTCCAATAGCTTCCGCAACGACGTCCTCCTCTCGTACAAGCCGGTCCCGGGCACCGTTTTTTTTGCCGGCTACGGCACGTCGCTCAGCGAACCCACGGCGTTCCAATTTTCGCGCTCGATGTACCGCACGACGGACGGCGTGTTTGTGAAGGTGAGCTACCTGTTCCGCCTCTAG